From the genome of Epinephelus moara isolate mb chromosome 10, YSFRI_EMoa_1.0, whole genome shotgun sequence, one region includes:
- the LOC126396854 gene encoding dynein light chain 2, cytoplasmic-like, with amino-acid sequence MTDRKAVIKNADMSEEMLQDAVDCAMQAMDKYNIEKDIAAFVKKEFDKKYNPTWHCIVGRNFGSYVTHETKHFIYFYLGQVAILXDMFFVLRREAT; translated from the exons ATGACTGACAGGAAGGCAGTGATAAAGAATGCAGACATGTCTGAAGAGATGCTGCAGGATGCTGTGGACTGTGCCATGCAGGCTATGGATAAGTACAACATTGAGAAGGATATCGCCGCCTTTGTCAAAAAGGAGTTTGACAAGAAGTACAACCCCACATGGCACTGCATAGTCGGGAGGAACTTTGGCAGCTATGTGACGCATGAGACGAAGCATTTCATCTACTTCTACCTGGGCCAAGTGGCCATTCTACNCGATATGTTTtttgttct GCGACGTGAGGCAACGTAG
- the hyi gene encoding putative hydroxypyruvate isomerase isoform X2, with translation MAPLKLCANISWLFTELPDFSQRIYAAASAGFQAVEAAWLYDSDLQELQRAREATGVEVVLINTPPGNTKKGELGLGAVPGREAEFRQGLDQALKYARALNCTRIHLMAGRVPGGSHRTAVAKEMESIFVQNLNYAADILSKEGITGLIEPINTRITDPRYFLDSPHQAAAILEKVGKPNIKLQMDVFHWQIMDGNLTQNIHKYFPIIGHVQVAQVPGRNEPDSAGELNYSYLFNMLENLDYQGYIGCEYKPLCSTKEGLGWIKDYCTHSK, from the exons ATGGCTCCACTGAAGTTGTGTGCGAATATTTCGTGGCTGTTCACGGAGCTCCCAGACTTCAGTCAGAGAATATATGCGGCTGCCTCGGCTGGCTTTCAGGCGGTGGAGGCAGCCTGGCTCTACGACTCCGACCTGCAGGAGCTTCAGAGAGCCAGAGAGGCTACAGGAGTGGAGGTAGTCCTCATCAACACCCCGCCTG GAAATACTAAGAAGGGTGAACTTGGTCTGGGAGCAGTCCcaggcagagaggcagagttCAGACAGGGTCTGGATCAGGCTCTGAAGTATGCCAGAGCTTTGAACTGTACAAG GATCCACCTGATGGCAGGGAGGGTTCCTGGGGGCTCACACAGAACAGCGGTTGCCAAGGAGATGGAATCCATCTTTGTGCAGAATCTAAACTATGCTGCTGATATCCTATCAAAG GAGGGAATCACTGGTTTGATTGAACCAATCAACACAAGGATTACAGATCCCAGGTATTTTCTGGACTCCCCTCATCAGG ctgccgcAATACTAGAGAAGGTTGGAAAGCCAAATATAAAGCTGCAAATG GATGTCTTTCATTGGCAAATAATGGATGGAAACCTGACACAAAACATACACAAGTATTTTCCCATAATTG GTCATGTTCAGGTCGCACAGGTTCCAGGCAGGAATGAGCCTGACAGTGCCGGAGAGCTCAACTACAGCTACCTGTTCAACATGCTGGAAAACCTCGACTACCAGGGATACATAGGCTGTGAATACAAGCCGCTAT GCTCCACAAAGGAGGGTCTGGGTTGGATCAAAGATTACTGCACACACAGCAAGTG A
- the hyi gene encoding putative hydroxypyruvate isomerase isoform X1, whose product MAPLKLCANISWLFTELPDFSQRIYAAASAGFQAVEAAWLYDSDLQELQRAREATGVEVVLINTPPGNTKKGELGLGAVPGREAEFRQGLDQALKYARALNCTRIHLMAGRVPGGSHRTAVAKEMESIFVQNLNYAADILSKEGITGLIEPINTRITDPRYFLDSPHQAAAILEKVGKPNIKLQMDVFHWQIMDGNLTQNIHKYFPIIGHVQVAQVPGRNEPDSAGELNYSYLFNMLENLDYQGYIGCEYKPLCSTKEGLGWIKDYCTHSKW is encoded by the exons ATGGCTCCACTGAAGTTGTGTGCGAATATTTCGTGGCTGTTCACGGAGCTCCCAGACTTCAGTCAGAGAATATATGCGGCTGCCTCGGCTGGCTTTCAGGCGGTGGAGGCAGCCTGGCTCTACGACTCCGACCTGCAGGAGCTTCAGAGAGCCAGAGAGGCTACAGGAGTGGAGGTAGTCCTCATCAACACCCCGCCTG GAAATACTAAGAAGGGTGAACTTGGTCTGGGAGCAGTCCcaggcagagaggcagagttCAGACAGGGTCTGGATCAGGCTCTGAAGTATGCCAGAGCTTTGAACTGTACAAG GATCCACCTGATGGCAGGGAGGGTTCCTGGGGGCTCACACAGAACAGCGGTTGCCAAGGAGATGGAATCCATCTTTGTGCAGAATCTAAACTATGCTGCTGATATCCTATCAAAG GAGGGAATCACTGGTTTGATTGAACCAATCAACACAAGGATTACAGATCCCAGGTATTTTCTGGACTCCCCTCATCAGG ctgccgcAATACTAGAGAAGGTTGGAAAGCCAAATATAAAGCTGCAAATG GATGTCTTTCATTGGCAAATAATGGATGGAAACCTGACACAAAACATACACAAGTATTTTCCCATAATTG GTCATGTTCAGGTCGCACAGGTTCCAGGCAGGAATGAGCCTGACAGTGCCGGAGAGCTCAACTACAGCTACCTGTTCAACATGCTGGAAAACCTCGACTACCAGGGATACATAGGCTGTGAATACAAGCCGCTAT GCTCCACAAAGGAGGGTCTGGGTTGGATCAAAGATTACTGCACACACAGCAAGTGGTGA